A portion of the Corticium candelabrum chromosome 5, ooCorCand1.1, whole genome shotgun sequence genome contains these proteins:
- the LOC134180641 gene encoding KRAB-A domain-containing protein 2-like isoform X1: MRRGQVDLIDMSHDCHGKFKWIGHYIDHFTKFNFLWSQQRKKASEVVNCLITHVFSVVGLPVTLQHDNGSEFCNKIIRRVVRIWPGQCQIITGRPCHPQLQGLVEQAQRTVHHMLAVRRAEYPGTGWSSYLQSIQYAMNTQRHSAIKTSPREVVFGQPALAGVFPSCSEMEIDEADVLKVLQDASSIPDLYIDGAPIIDEFEFDASDVFDNASTFPESNEVVGVSDAAAKNKSDNCHNDFEFIASEDNVSTISESKEGLPTEKCIHLVDTNTHHTHTHTHTHTHTHTHTHTILMLWTLQLREELSLVLLKIVLKVLRQWRVVKMNTSMSVYSTV, encoded by the exons ATGAGAAGAGGGCAGGTTGATCTAATAGACATGAGCCATGATTGTCATGGAAAGTTCAAATGGATAGGGCACTATATTGACCACTTTACAAAGTTCAATTTTTTGTGGTCacagcaaagaaagaaagcaTCAGAAGTGGTTAATTGCTTAATAACACATGTTTTCAGCGTTGTGGGCCTACCTGTCACCTTACAGCACGACAATGGTAGCGAGTTTTGTAATAAG ATCATTCGACGAGTTGTTAGAATATGGCCTGGCCAGTGCCAGATTATCACTGGCCGGCCTTGTCATCCACAGTTGCAGGGTCTTGTGGAGCAGGCACAAAGGACTGTCCATCACATGCTCGCAGTTAGAAGAGCAGAGTACCCAGGAACAGGATGGTCAAGTTATCTTCAATCGATCCAAT ATGCTATGAATACCCAAAGGCATAGTGCCATTAAAACGTCACCACGTGAAGTTGTGTTTGGCCAACCTGCACTTGCTGGAGTTTTTCCAAGCTGCAGTGAGATGGAGATTGATGAAGCCGATGTGCTGAAAGTTTTGCAAGATGCTAGCAGTATTCCTGATC TTTATATTGATGGTGCTCCCATTATCGATGAATTTGAGTTTGATGCCAGTGAtgtgtttgacaatgccagTACTTTCCCAGAAAGTAATGAAG TAGTCGGTGTTAGTGATGCTGCTGCTAAGAACAAGAGTGACAATTGCCATAATGATTTTGAGTTTATTGCCAGTGAAGACAATGTCAGCACAATCTCAGAAAGTAAAGAAGGTCTGCCAACAGAAAAATGTATTCATCTtgttgacacaaacacacaccacacacacacacacacacacacacacacacacacacacacacacacacacacaattttaaTGTTGTGGACCCTTCAATTGAGAGAAGAATTGAGTTTGGTCCTGCTAAAGATAGTATTGAAGGTGTTAAGACAGTGGAGAGTAGTGAAG ATGAATACCAGTATGAGTGTGTACAGTACCGTCTGA
- the LOC134180641 gene encoding KRAB-A domain-containing protein 2-like isoform X2 has protein sequence MRRGQVDLIDMSHDCHGKFKWIGHYIDHFTKFNFLWSQQRKKASEVVNCLITHVFSVVGLPVTLQHDNGSEFCNKIIRRVVRIWPGQCQIITGRPCHPQLQGLVEQAQRTVHHMLAVRRAEYPGTGWSSYLQSIQYAMNTQRHSAIKTSPREVVFGQPALAGVFPSCSEMEIDEADVLKVLQDASSIPDLYIDGAPIIDEFEFDASDVFDNASTFPESNEVGVSDAAAKNKSDNCHNDFEFIASEDNVSTISESKEGLPTEKCIHLVDTNTHHTHTHTHTHTHTHTHTHTILMLWTLQLREELSLVLLKIVLKVLRQWRVVKMNTSMSVYSTV, from the exons ATGAGAAGAGGGCAGGTTGATCTAATAGACATGAGCCATGATTGTCATGGAAAGTTCAAATGGATAGGGCACTATATTGACCACTTTACAAAGTTCAATTTTTTGTGGTCacagcaaagaaagaaagcaTCAGAAGTGGTTAATTGCTTAATAACACATGTTTTCAGCGTTGTGGGCCTACCTGTCACCTTACAGCACGACAATGGTAGCGAGTTTTGTAATAAG ATCATTCGACGAGTTGTTAGAATATGGCCTGGCCAGTGCCAGATTATCACTGGCCGGCCTTGTCATCCACAGTTGCAGGGTCTTGTGGAGCAGGCACAAAGGACTGTCCATCACATGCTCGCAGTTAGAAGAGCAGAGTACCCAGGAACAGGATGGTCAAGTTATCTTCAATCGATCCAAT ATGCTATGAATACCCAAAGGCATAGTGCCATTAAAACGTCACCACGTGAAGTTGTGTTTGGCCAACCTGCACTTGCTGGAGTTTTTCCAAGCTGCAGTGAGATGGAGATTGATGAAGCCGATGTGCTGAAAGTTTTGCAAGATGCTAGCAGTATTCCTGATC TTTATATTGATGGTGCTCCCATTATCGATGAATTTGAGTTTGATGCCAGTGAtgtgtttgacaatgccagTACTTTCCCAGAAAGTAATGAAG TCGGTGTTAGTGATGCTGCTGCTAAGAACAAGAGTGACAATTGCCATAATGATTTTGAGTTTATTGCCAGTGAAGACAATGTCAGCACAATCTCAGAAAGTAAAGAAGGTCTGCCAACAGAAAAATGTATTCATCTtgttgacacaaacacacaccacacacacacacacacacacacacacacacacacacacacacacacacacacaattttaaTGTTGTGGACCCTTCAATTGAGAGAAGAATTGAGTTTGGTCCTGCTAAAGATAGTATTGAAGGTGTTAAGACAGTGGAGAGTAGTGAAG ATGAATACCAGTATGAGTGTGTACAGTACCGTCTGA
- the LOC134180642 gene encoding filamin-C-like produces MASAQPSASGSGLSCGRTGEVCKFHVQMPPIIDEKKGKLTMAISGPSKVVLESQHKPDGFVVTYVPLEEGDYQLIIKCDGMHIPGSPFSVAVTKNPGFVPASFPAKCKATGPGLSKGIALKPCYFSVDTSNGGHGPLSFSIQGASQCDIGPSKRDKTGFDYEFLPKAPGDYNLHVLWGGKDIPGSPFKVAVAHNTGHKGPYGEPEKVKVHGPGILKGSVGKSSEFFVDIKEAGPGTVGVSMKGPSKAEISFSKGGDNVTKVEYVCPEQGEYEIIVKFSGVEVPGSPFPIEAS; encoded by the exons ATGGCTAGTGCCCAGCCGTCGGCGTCAGGTTCTGGTCTAAGTTGTGGACGCACTGGAGAGGTGTGTAAGTTCCATGTTCAGATGCCGCCGATTATCGACGAGAAGAAAGGAAAGCTGACGATGGCAATATCTGGGCCTTCAAAGGTTGTTCTCGAAAGTCAGCACAAACCAGATGGCTTTGTTGTAACTTACGTGCCGCTGGAGGAAGGCGACTATCAGCTAATTATCAAATGTGATGGCATGCACATCCCAGGTTCGCCGTTCTCTGTTGCCGTTACAAAGAACCCAGGCTTTGTGCCTGCTAGCTTTCCTGCCAAATGCAAGGCTACAGGTCCGGGTCTAAGCAAAGGAATCGCTCTGAAGCCGTGTTACTTCTCGGTGGATACATCTAACGGCG GCCATGGTCCGTTGTCGTTCAGTATCCAAGGAGCATCACAGTGTGATATTGGTCCTAGCAAGCGTGACAAAACAGGGTTTGATTATGAATTTCTGCCCAAAGCACCAGGGGATTACAATCTTCATGTTCTTTGGGGTGGAAAAGATATACCAGGATCTCCATTTAAAGTAGCTGTTGCTCATAATACTGGTCACAAGGGTCCATATGGTGAACCAGAGAAAGTGAAGGTGCATGGCCCTGGCATTTTGAAAGGATCCGTCGGAAAGAGCAGTGAATTTTTTGTTGACATAAAAGAAGCTGGTCCTGGCACAGTTGGTGTATCCATGAAAGGACCGAGTAAAGCAGAGATCTCATTCAGCAAGGGTGGTGATAATGTAACGAAGGTTGAGTACGTTTGTCCTGAACAAGGAGAGTATGAAATCATTGTGAAGTTTTCTGGTGTTGAAGTTCCAGGCAGTCCTTTTCCTATCGAAGCTTCTTGA